The following are from one region of the Prevotella communis genome:
- a CDS encoding Cthe_2314 family HEPN domain-containing protein gives MNNINLVTKTPFFEIVLILDDFASLDDIVRSYPYIESKIKGERPPLLPHETCLKKVRKIMMGITSSMSYMQLAILQIKRRYNAKYYSEKGYTAYDFYRYHYSSFCHSITTIHDLYFKLLVELCDINIGSKRMIQWNKLRDALNANGENDIVELIEHYYSVIQEHEQKRNKVSHEGLLSSKMLDNYHLTIIWSSLHTKPLTADDMHEYIEGTKANKYLLAKTKKAFIGELNTLLTVTIGSTQKLFELLLPKLIQKMSPKFLESHSNEFIELNKDSLNRFVLSKHRE, from the coding sequence ATGAATAATATCAACCTTGTGACAAAAACACCTTTCTTCGAGATAGTTCTTATCTTGGATGATTTTGCCAGCTTAGACGATATCGTGCGGTCGTATCCTTATATTGAGAGCAAAATAAAAGGTGAGCGTCCACCACTTTTACCACACGAAACGTGTCTCAAAAAGGTAAGAAAAATTATGATGGGGATTACATCATCAATGTCATATATGCAACTCGCCATCTTGCAAATCAAGAGGCGTTATAATGCTAAATACTACTCAGAAAAGGGTTATACTGCATACGATTTCTATAGATATCATTACTCTTCATTCTGTCATTCTATTACGACTATTCACGATTTGTACTTTAAGCTGTTAGTTGAGTTGTGCGATATTAATATTGGCAGCAAAAGAATGATTCAATGGAACAAATTGCGTGATGCGTTGAATGCAAATGGTGAGAATGATATTGTCGAGCTAATAGAACACTATTATTCTGTAATACAAGAACATGAGCAAAAGAGAAATAAGGTTTCTCACGAGGGACTTTTGTCTTCCAAAATGCTAGACAACTATCACCTTACTATCATTTGGTCGAGCCTTCACACAAAGCCGTTAACAGCGGATGATATGCATGAATACATAGAGGGTACAAAGGCAAACAAGTATCTTCTGGCAAAAACCAAGAAAGCATTTATAGGCGAATTAAACACATTGTTGACAGTCACAATAGGATCAACCCAAAAGCTCTTTGAATTATTATTGCCAAAGTTAATTCAGAAGATGTCACCTAAATTCTTAGAGTCACACAGTAATGAGTTTATAGAACTAAATAAAGATAGTCTGAACAGATTTGTGCTATCAAAACATAGAGAGTAA
- the rhuM gene encoding virulence protein RhuM/Fic/DOC family protein, with the protein MKQDQIVIYQTEDGQTQIDVRLENETVWLTQTQMAQLFKSSRTNVLEHILHIYEDEELEKEATCRNFRQVRQEGKRMVNRTITMYNLDMIISVGYRVNSKRGVKFRQWANKVLKDYLIKGYVVNERIRKEQLGELRQLVQVASRAISNQKVEKTVENQDLLNVVVDYTYALDTLDNYDYERLTIDKTTSQEKFHATYDNAMEEIARLREKFGGSSLFGNEKDESFKSSIGQIYQTFGGEELYPSVEEKAAMLLYLVTKNHSFSDGNKRIAATLFLWFLNNNGILYREDGSKRLADNTLVALTLMIAESKTEEKDVMVKVVVNLINQRNE; encoded by the coding sequence ATGAAACAGGATCAGATTGTAATCTATCAGACGGAGGATGGGCAGACACAGATTGATGTCCGTCTAGAGAATGAGACAGTATGGTTGACGCAGACTCAGATGGCTCAATTATTCAAGTCATCTCGTACGAACGTATTAGAGCACATCCTGCATATCTACGAAGACGAGGAACTGGAGAAAGAGGCAACATGTCGGAATTTCCGACAGGTTCGTCAGGAGGGCAAGCGTATGGTTAATCGTACGATAACAATGTACAATCTTGACATGATTATCTCCGTTGGTTATCGAGTCAATTCTAAACGAGGTGTGAAATTCCGTCAGTGGGCAAATAAGGTGCTCAAAGACTATCTGATAAAAGGCTACGTCGTAAACGAGCGCATCCGCAAGGAGCAGCTTGGTGAGTTGCGACAGTTGGTGCAGGTGGCCAGTCGTGCCATTAGCAATCAGAAGGTGGAGAAGACGGTTGAGAATCAGGACCTGCTGAATGTGGTGGTAGATTATACTTACGCCCTTGATACACTCGACAACTATGACTATGAACGTCTGACTATCGATAAGACTACAAGTCAGGAGAAGTTTCATGCCACTTATGATAATGCGATGGAGGAGATAGCTCGCCTGCGTGAGAAGTTTGGCGGCTCTTCACTCTTTGGCAATGAGAAGGATGAGTCGTTCAAGAGTAGCATCGGACAGATTTATCAGACGTTTGGTGGTGAGGAACTCTATCCCAGTGTGGAGGAGAAGGCTGCTATGCTGCTGTATCTGGTGACGAAGAACCACTCGTTTAGCGACGGCAACAAACGCATTGCTGCCACGCTGTTCCTTTGGTTCCTGAATAACAACGGCATTCTGTATCGTGAGGACGGCTCAAAGCGACTGGCTGATAATACCCTTGTGGCTCTGACGCTGATGATTGCAGAGAGTAAGACAGAAGAGAAGGACGTGATGGTGAAGGTGGTGGTGAACCTGATTAACCAGCGGAACGAGTGA
- a CDS encoding glycerate kinase family protein — protein sequence MKKIIIAIDSLKGCLTSNEANRAAADGFALSMPEAEVVSIPVSDGGEGWLEAFKDVLGGEVVDVNVKDPMMRTIMAQYLVKDDTAVIEIAKASGLTLLTAEERNPMVATSYGTGQLVVDAVRRGCRHIIVGLGGSATSDCGIGMLRAIIDAFARHGSWDDVRELSHVHFTIATDVTNPLCGEKGAAHVFAPQKGATQEQVLALDARARRFAEVSSRHMGYDRQDMPGAGAAGGLGYAFLQYMNAECRSGIDLLLDSVHFDTLLQDASLVITGEGSADCQTLMGKLPFGILQRAKKYHVPTWLIAGRISDREALLDAGFERVECINPPDVPLDEAVKPETAKRHIYELFLGGIISD from the coding sequence ATGAAAAAGATTATTATAGCCATCGACTCCCTGAAGGGTTGTCTGACATCTAATGAAGCCAACAGGGCTGCAGCGGATGGCTTTGCCTTGTCTATGCCTGAGGCAGAGGTCGTCAGTATTCCCGTAAGTGATGGCGGCGAGGGCTGGCTGGAGGCATTCAAGGATGTCCTTGGCGGAGAGGTAGTAGACGTGAACGTGAAGGATCCAATGATGCGAACCATCATGGCGCAGTATCTGGTGAAAGACGATACAGCGGTGATAGAAATAGCGAAGGCCAGCGGACTGACACTGCTCACGGCAGAGGAACGTAATCCTATGGTGGCAACGAGCTATGGCACAGGCCAGCTGGTGGTGGATGCTGTAAGGCGCGGATGCAGGCATATTATCGTGGGGCTCGGTGGCAGCGCTACCAGCGATTGTGGTATCGGGATGCTACGGGCTATTATCGATGCCTTCGCCCGTCATGGCAGTTGGGATGATGTCAGGGAACTGAGTCATGTACATTTCACGATTGCTACTGACGTGACCAATCCGCTTTGCGGTGAGAAGGGCGCTGCACATGTGTTCGCGCCTCAAAAGGGAGCAACACAGGAACAGGTGCTTGCCCTCGATGCACGAGCCCGTCGTTTTGCGGAAGTCTCATCCAGACACATGGGCTACGACCGCCAGGATATGCCAGGAGCCGGTGCGGCGGGCGGCTTGGGCTATGCTTTCCTGCAATATATGAATGCTGAATGCCGTTCGGGTATTGACCTGTTGCTTGACAGCGTCCACTTCGATACTTTATTACAAGATGCCTCGCTGGTCATTACGGGCGAGGGCTCTGCTGATTGTCAGACGCTGATGGGTAAACTGCCCTTCGGCATCTTGCAGCGAGCAAAGAAATACCATGTACCCACCTGGCTGATAGCTGGTCGCATTAGTGATCGTGAGGCGTTGCTCGATGCAGGTTTTGAACGTGTAGAATGCATCAATCCGCCTGACGTACCGCTTGACGAGGCCGTGAAGCCCGAAACCGCCAAGCGACATATTTATGAACTCTTTTTAGGTGGGATTATATCTGACTGA
- a CDS encoding AlbA family DNA-binding domain-containing protein, with product MDDKHYLLSLIREGEHQQQDFKYRVADACKLAKTVSAFANTDGGRLLIGVRDDGHLSGVRSEEEIYMMHQAAYKYCKPEASIKFDTYHVEGRTIVIATVPPSPNRPICALDEEGSKRAYIRIADENIVASPVHLALWREQQKPQGAIMTYNDTVRQLLNAIEGQRTLNQIVRSSRLPRPKVIALLARLIRFGIVRWEYQSQQFLFSQI from the coding sequence ATGGACGACAAGCACTATCTTCTCAGCCTTATTCGTGAAGGCGAACACCAGCAGCAAGACTTCAAATATCGCGTTGCCGATGCCTGCAAACTGGCAAAAACGGTATCGGCTTTTGCCAATACCGATGGCGGCCGCCTGCTGATTGGCGTGCGCGACGACGGACATCTCTCGGGGGTACGAAGCGAGGAGGAGATCTACATGATGCATCAGGCGGCTTACAAATACTGCAAGCCCGAGGCGAGCATCAAGTTTGATACCTATCATGTAGAGGGCAGGACCATTGTCATTGCCACCGTTCCGCCCTCCCCCAACCGTCCTATCTGTGCTTTGGATGAAGAAGGTAGCAAGCGTGCCTATATCCGCATTGCCGACGAGAACATCGTTGCCTCGCCTGTTCATCTGGCTCTTTGGCGCGAACAGCAAAAGCCTCAGGGGGCCATCATGACCTACAACGACACAGTGAGACAATTGCTCAATGCCATTGAGGGACAGCGCACACTGAACCAGATAGTACGCTCCTCGCGATTGCCCCGTCCAAAAGTCATCGCTCTGCTGGCCCGTCTTATCCGCTTTGGCATCGTTCGCTGGGAGTACCAAAGCCAGCAGTTCCTATTCAGTCAGATATAA
- the dnaK gene encoding molecular chaperone DnaK, with product MGKIIGIDLGTTNSCVSVFEGNEPVVIANSEGKRTTPSVVGFVEGGERKIGDPAKRQAITNPKNTVYSIKRFMGETWQQTEKEISRVPFNVVNEGGYPRVDIDGRKYTPQEISAMVLQKMKKTAEDYLGQEVTEAVITVPAYFSDSQRQATKEAGQIAGLNVRRIVNEPTAAALAYGIDKTNKDMKIAVFDLGGGTFDISILDFGGGVFEVLSTNGDTHLGGDDFDQVIIDWLVQEFKNDEGADLKSDPMAMQRLKEAAEKAKIELSSTTSTEINLPYIMPVGGVPKHLVKTLTRAKFEQLAHNLIQACLVPCQNAVRDAGISTSDIDEVILVGGSSRIPAVQTLVKNYFGKEPSKGVNPDEVVAVGAAIQGAILNQETGQDIVLLDVTPLTLGIETLGGVMTKLIDANTTIPCKQSQVFSTAADNQTEVTIHVLQGERPMASQNKSLGQFNLTGIAPARRGVPQIEVTFDIDANGIVKVSAKDKATGKEQAIRIEASSGLSQDEINRMKAEAEANAENDKKERERIDKMNQADSMIFQTETFLNENGDKLGADKANVEAAVNQLKEAHKAGDVAAIDTAMNNLNQVMQAASQKMYQQAGAGQPGADAGQQQYQGGQQTQSNPNDDVQDADFEEVK from the coding sequence ATGGGAAAGATTATTGGAATTGACTTAGGTACAACAAACTCTTGTGTATCTGTATTCGAAGGCAACGAGCCTGTTGTTATCGCTAATAGCGAGGGTAAGCGCACAACGCCTTCTGTAGTAGGTTTCGTTGAGGGTGGCGAACGTAAGATTGGCGATCCCGCCAAGCGTCAGGCTATCACCAACCCCAAGAACACCGTTTATTCTATTAAGCGTTTCATGGGTGAGACATGGCAGCAGACCGAGAAGGAGATCTCACGCGTACCATTTAATGTAGTAAACGAGGGTGGCTATCCCCGTGTTGACATCGATGGCCGTAAGTATACGCCTCAGGAAATCTCTGCTATGGTGCTTCAAAAGATGAAGAAGACCGCAGAGGACTATCTGGGTCAGGAGGTGACTGAAGCCGTTATCACCGTGCCCGCATACTTCTCAGACTCTCAGCGTCAGGCTACTAAGGAAGCCGGTCAGATTGCTGGCTTGAACGTACGTCGTATCGTGAACGAGCCTACAGCAGCTGCTCTGGCTTACGGTATCGACAAGACCAACAAGGATATGAAGATTGCCGTGTTCGACCTCGGTGGTGGTACTTTCGATATCTCTATCCTCGACTTCGGTGGTGGTGTGTTCGAGGTGCTCTCTACCAATGGTGACACACACCTGGGTGGTGACGACTTCGACCAGGTAATCATCGACTGGCTGGTACAGGAATTCAAGAACGACGAGGGTGCAGACCTGAAGAGTGATCCTATGGCTATGCAGCGTCTGAAGGAGGCTGCTGAGAAGGCTAAGATTGAGTTGTCAAGCACTACTTCTACAGAGATTAACCTGCCCTACATCATGCCCGTAGGTGGTGTTCCCAAGCACTTGGTGAAGACCCTGACACGTGCTAAGTTCGAGCAGCTGGCCCACAACCTGATTCAGGCTTGCCTGGTACCTTGCCAGAACGCCGTTCGCGATGCAGGTATCTCAACATCAGATATCGACGAAGTGATTCTCGTAGGTGGTTCAAGCCGTATTCCTGCTGTGCAGACACTGGTAAAGAACTATTTCGGCAAGGAGCCTTCAAAGGGTGTGAACCCCGACGAGGTAGTAGCTGTAGGTGCAGCTATCCAGGGTGCTATCCTTAACCAGGAGACTGGTCAGGACATCGTATTGCTCGACGTTACTCCTCTGACTCTGGGTATTGAGACCCTGGGTGGCGTAATGACCAAGCTGATTGATGCCAACACAACTATTCCTTGCAAGCAGAGCCAGGTATTCTCTACTGCAGCTGACAATCAGACAGAGGTAACCATCCACGTACTGCAGGGTGAGCGTCCTATGGCTTCTCAGAACAAGAGCCTGGGTCAGTTTAACCTCACCGGAATCGCTCCCGCCCGTCGCGGTGTGCCTCAGATTGAGGTAACCTTCGACATCGACGCCAACGGTATCGTGAAGGTAAGTGCTAAGGATAAGGCTACCGGTAAGGAGCAGGCCATCCGCATCGAGGCTTCATCTGGTCTGTCACAGGACGAGATCAACCGCATGAAGGCTGAGGCCGAGGCTAATGCTGAGAACGATAAGAAGGAGCGCGAGCGCATCGACAAGATGAACCAGGCCGACTCTATGATTTTCCAAACTGAGACCTTCCTCAACGAGAATGGTGACAAGCTGGGTGCCGACAAGGCTAACGTAGAGGCTGCTGTCAACCAGCTGAAGGAAGCTCACAAGGCAGGTGATGTTGCTGCTATCGACACAGCCATGAACAACCTGAACCAGGTGATGCAGGCTGCTTCTCAGAAGATGTACCAGCAGGCAGGCGCAGGTCAGCCCGGTGCCGATGCAGGTCAGCAGCAGTACCAGGGTGGTCAGCAGACTCAGTCAAATCCTAACGATGACGTTCAGGACGCTGACTTCGAGGAAGTGAAGTAA
- the recA gene encoding recombinase RecA yields the protein MAKKEETEQLTPQQEKMKALQAAMAKIEKDFGKGSIMRMGEESVENVEVIPTGSIALNAALGVGGYPKGRIIEIYGPESSGKTTLAIHAIAECQKNGGIAAFIDAEHAFDRFYAQKLGVDIDNLYISQPDNGEQALEIADQLIRSAAIDIIVIDSVAALTPKKEIEGDMGDSAVGLHARLMSQALRKVTSTIAKTNTTCIFINQLREKIGVMFGNPETTTGGNALKFYASVRLDIRKVTSIKDGDNIIGNQVRVKVVKNKVAPPFRKAEFEITFGEGISKIGEIVDLGVELGIIKKSGSWFSYGESKLAQGRDAVKNLLKDNPELCEELEAKIMEKLHEQ from the coding sequence ATGGCAAAGAAAGAAGAAACAGAACAGTTGACTCCTCAACAGGAGAAAATGAAGGCCTTGCAGGCTGCCATGGCGAAGATCGAGAAAGACTTCGGTAAGGGTAGTATCATGCGCATGGGCGAGGAAAGCGTGGAAAACGTGGAGGTCATCCCCACCGGTTCTATCGCACTGAATGCTGCCCTTGGCGTAGGTGGCTATCCAAAGGGACGTATCATCGAAATCTATGGTCCTGAGTCATCAGGTAAGACCACTCTGGCTATCCATGCCATCGCAGAATGCCAGAAGAATGGCGGTATTGCAGCCTTTATCGACGCAGAGCATGCCTTCGACCGTTTCTATGCACAGAAGCTGGGTGTCGATATTGACAACCTGTATATCTCACAGCCCGACAATGGTGAACAGGCTCTTGAGATTGCCGACCAGCTGATTCGCTCGGCTGCTATCGACATCATTGTGATTGACTCTGTAGCCGCCCTGACGCCTAAGAAGGAGATTGAGGGCGATATGGGTGATTCAGCAGTAGGTCTGCACGCACGTCTGATGAGCCAGGCCCTGCGCAAAGTCACCTCTACCATCGCCAAGACCAACACCACCTGTATCTTCATCAACCAGTTGCGTGAGAAGATTGGTGTCATGTTTGGCAATCCTGAGACAACCACTGGTGGTAACGCCCTGAAGTTCTACGCTTCCGTACGTCTGGATATCCGTAAGGTGACCTCTATCAAGGATGGCGACAACATCATTGGTAACCAGGTCCGCGTGAAGGTGGTAAAGAACAAGGTGGCTCCTCCTTTCCGCAAGGCAGAGTTTGAGATCACCTTCGGCGAGGGTATCTCAAAGATTGGCGAGATTGTAGACCTGGGTGTAGAACTGGGTATCATCAAGAAGAGTGGCTCATGGTTCTCTTACGGAGAATCAAAACTGGCTCAGGGACGTGATGCCGTGAAGAATCTGCTGAAGGACAACCCCGAGCTTTGTGAGGAACTGGAGGCAAAGATTATGGAGAAACTACACGAGCAGTAA